One region of Choristoneura fumiferana chromosome 3, NRCan_CFum_1, whole genome shotgun sequence genomic DNA includes:
- the LOC141426406 gene encoding uncharacterized protein produces MFCVIPLLLLVSNALALLTAEKPHYNLAEADSHFADFIRKYEKQYETAEEYNARFEIFKEHLVNINRLNKIHETVYAVNKFSDMSYEEFKINRFGLVPSNTTNERPLVKVLKKWIEDAPESLDYRDQNLVTPAKDQKSCASYHAFAGVGNIEGQYAKKYNELISLSEQQAMDCDSLDFYCYGGHNLVNVIDEIAKQGGIEREEDYPYEENEGTCRTDKSKIAVKVTGGIEIETLTDDQLKGALAQYGPLSVAMNGWGLPPDYKEGIITPDYCNIHLFCHGVLLVGYGKDAKSGKDYWIAKNSWGADWGMEGFFYLENGYCGFGTRMTACAIIE; encoded by the exons ATGTTCTGTGTGATTCCACTGTTATTGCTCGTCAGTAACGCCCTGGCTTTACTGACGGCAGAGAAGCCGCACTACAACCTGGCTGAAGCTGATAGCCACTTTGCTGACTTTATACGAAAATACGAAAAACAATATGAAACTGCAGAAGAATACAACGCACGCTTCGAAATATTCAAAGAGCATTTGGTGAATATTAATCGTCTGAACAAAATCCACGAGACAGTATACGCTGTAAACAAATTTTCTGATATGTCTTATGAAGAATTCAAAATAAACCGCTTTGGTTTAGTTCCTTCTAATACAACAAATGAAAGACCATTGGTGAAGGTACTGAAAAAGTGGATAGAAGATGCTCCAGAGAGTTTAGATTACAGGGACCAAAACCTGGTAACCCCCGCAAAGGACCAAAAAAGTTGTGCATCCTACCATGCATTTGCAGGAGTAG GTAACATAGAAGGACAGTACGCCAAGAAGTACAATGAACTAATTTCTCTGTCAGAGCAGCAAGCGATGGATTGTGACTCCTtggatttttattgttatggTGGACATAATCTCGTTAATGTTATTGA TGAAATAGCCAAACAAGGAGGAATTGAGCGCGAAGAAGATTATCCCTATGAAGAAAACGAGGGCACTTGTCGCACCGATAAAAGTAAAATTGCTGTGAAAGTCACGGGTGGAATTGAAATAGAGACACTAACAGATGATCAGCTTAAAGGAGCATTGGCGCAGTATGGACCGCTTTCTGtag ccATGAATGGGTGGGGCCTCCCTCCTGACTATAAGGAAGGAATAATCACTCCAGATTACTGCAATATACACTTATTCTGTCACGGTGTTCTACTGGTTGGTTATGGGAAAG ATGCGAAAAGCGGAAAAGATTACTGGATCGCCAAGAACTCTTGGGGTGCCGATTGGGGAATGGAAGGCTTCTTCTATTTAGAAAATGGATATTGCGGTTTTGGGACGAGGATGACCGCATGTGcgataattgaataa